In Oryza sativa Japonica Group chromosome 1, ASM3414082v1, the genomic stretch acaacgGTTTGTGTCAGAGTATCACCTTCTCTTCGGGCTGGTACAGAATATATATACGTAAACAGCTAATACTTCAAAACTAATATACACATGCACATACACACAGAAAGAAAAAACTGATCCGATATATGGAGCTGGTCATCTGATAAATCAACCGTTGGATCAGAAACAAACGGCCTGATCGTAAACCGTAAGATCTTCCCTAGCTTAGCCGCTACACACAGAGAACGCACGACATAATAAACAAACTTCAGGTTAACCCTGTTTGGCCTTTACGGCATGGTGGATCTACAGAGACTAGCACGTTGCACCACGCTATAAAACCTACTACAACCACACCCACTTGTAGGCATAAATGTACTAGCAGCAGTAGATGAGACCCGTCCAATATGTGGATCGAATCACCTAGAACAGTGTACTGCTACCACATGGATGAGACTCACTGTTGGTTCAGGCAGTTTACCCCAGGCAGGGACCTAGAAAGAACTCGACAAACATGCACAGACACCTGGCCAATTTGTGGCCAACTTGCCATGGGCGCGCAGGGCATGGACGGCCTGGACGGGAGGACGGGAGAGGcgcatgcatgcagatgcaggcagACAGCCgcacggtggtggtggcctCTCGATCCTTCACACGCCccagacgcgcgcgcgcgccattgAAAGCGCATTTACGCGGTGTTTGGTGACATTTAAGCTTGTGTTTTTCCCCCTGTGCGGCGCTGTGCTCCGTAGCCGGGCGGCCGGCTAGAGTGCGCGCGCGACATGGCCGTCGCATCGCGGCAAAGCGAGGCGTCCTCTCGCGCTGCTTTGGCATTTGCTAGTTTTGCACACCTCGCCTGCTGCCTTTGCTCTGCTCTCTCTGGGTCTTCTACAGTAGGCGTAGTGCCAATGCAACTCCACTCTCACGCTAGTACGTTACGTCCTCCTTGCATTAACGCCCGCAGATTAATTACCTTCGCCGCGAGCGTACAAATCCAAGTCTCCAACTACTACTAGTATCAGTAGAAAGAACCGCTCCCTGTCTTTATGGGTCTTAATTATCTTCGTCTAAACTGCACGGCCAAGGTGCGTGGCGAGTAATGGCTTCGGGTAGGACGACGAGTAGCTCGATCCTTTTATAACTACCACGAGTACAATACATATATAGATGGGGCGTTTATAGTTTGGACTACAATACGTATATATAGAAGAGCCGAGGCGCAAGTGCAACACTGCAGTGCGTAGGACGTCCAAAATGTGTGGATGGTATAGATCCCGAAAGGAGCCCGTCAGCCCGTCCGACAATAGTGATTAAAGTTCATAAATGAGATCCCTCTACGCCTACCTCTCTATTTCCGATGAATACTAGGATAGTACTGGTACAGTGCCTGACAAAGGACGAAAGTTCTACTATTAAGGTCTGATGTACGGTGGAAAAGGTCTGATGTTTGAAAATGGCGACTGATATACTTTCAAACAATTAAGTACTCCATTTTCACATTTTTCAGCTGCCTAAATGtagtactactacctccgttccaatatactccctccgtctaataaaaaaccaacctagtactaaGATGTGCTAGAATATGTCGCATCTggttctagattcgttttttatggaacggagggagtaagattgTGTTCGGCACCCACTTTTCCAACCCCACTCtatcgttttccgcacgcacgtttttcaaactgctaaacggtgcgttttttgcaaaaagtttctatgcgaaagttgcttaaaaaatcaaattaatccatttttgaaaaaaaaagataatacttaattaatcacgcgctaatagaccGCTCCATTTCCCGTGCGTACTGTATCCGGCTGGGAACGAGGAAggacgaacacagcctaagtgcagttgtgagttttcgtgtccaacgtttgatcattcttcttggttaagaaaatatatgattagtatttttattgttattatatgataaacttgaatagtactttatgtgtgactatttctttttaatttttttataaaatttttaaatgaaatggacggtcaaatgttggacacggaaactcataaCAACACTTATATTGGGACGGATATAGTAATAAATTCATATCCAATATTTAGAATagataatatttttgaaataaactGCAACATAAATATGATAATGCAACACATCATAATCTAGTATTTTGAATGCTAATCATTATTAAAATTGATACAATATTAGTCAGCAATATTTAAAACAGAGTATTTATCTCATACACGTGGATAATGCCTTAGACTATAAGTATAAAATTACAGACTACTTTCTCTATGCCATATAGCGATTTTTGCGGATCATTTAGGGTAGACGGGCCAACcttccgcacgcgaaaataggtTTTGGGCCATCCGGAAATTAACAACCCTTTTTTACTAGTGATATATCGTACTACTCTCTCATTGAGAAATATTACAGTATAAGTTGTGTTAGGTTTTTGCACAGTTTTTAATATAATATCAACAACTACAAAAGCAATAGTATTATATACTCACTCTGTTCTAAATTGATCAtcacataataaaaaaaataaaatttttcaaattgatcGTCATATAACTTTGATCCCTTCATTTAACATGCAGTATTATTGTATATGTGCATGCAAATTGAGTCTACATGTTTATTGATCCTTACTTATCACATAATAACATTAAATGAAATACACAAAAGTTAAGTCTTTCTTCTCGATGAAAAAACTTATATGATGAGATTAGATAGGAACTTAACTGAGGGTGTATGAAAGTACTTTCAGATACGAATGCATCGATACCACTTATATGACATAAAACATATATGTTGAGTATTTaattgttagtaaaaaaaattacaaacctTGACTTTCTAAATACATGCATGCcttaggccagtcacaatgggggtttcactggtgtgtcatgcacatttaataggggtaagactgaataaaaaatgattatttgcatgaaatggggatgagagagaaggaaagagtttcatcctggtgaaactcgtcagcgtcgtttccaagtcctcggtaacagagtgaaacccccgttgaggccgattcgtttcattcaccggatctcttgcgtccgcctccgccgtgcgacctccgcattctcccgcgccgcgccggattttgggtacaaatgatcccagcaacttgtatcaattaaatgctttgcttagtcttggaaacgtcaaagtgaaacccctccactgtggggattgtttcataaaagatttcatttgagagaagatggtataatattttgggtagccgtgcaatgacactagccattgtgactggccttatATTTAagtccagaaaaaaaaagtactacgAAAAAGACACCTATTGTTGTAAATGTACAGAAGGAGCATTGAATTGGGCCATTAATGGATCTTTCCTCTCTATTACAAAAGTTAGGTTACTtcatatagggtgtgtttagttcataccaaaattgtaagtttagttgaaattggaacgatatgatgtaaaagttaaaagtttaaaagtaACCTAactttatttaaatatatatgtggAACGATGtgttttaaatatatattttttatttaatttccataaattttatttaaaagtattgaatgaaaaagaaaaggacaattTTGACAGTAAATTATGTGTTCCTATCAATCAAACTGTATAAAAGTCATAGCAATGCTAGAacgttgccaaaaaaaatgaacaCCATTAAATGATGATGGCATCATGCATTTACACACTTCAGAGTCTCTGCGACAGAGCTAAGAATGCCACTGGTTGCGACAGTATTTGTGAGAAGTAGTCAACaaacgccgtgtttagttacaaaataattctttaaactttcaactttttcatcacatcaaaactttactacacacacaaatttctaactttttcatcacgtcgttccaatttcaaccaaattttcaattttagtgtgaactaaacacagccaaaattAAATTTCAGTTTGTTGGGAGAATTCAGAGAGTAAATTATACTAGGCTTAAAGGCAACACAACTTATCTTTTGCACAATAAAAATATTCTCTCATTTTAATTGTGATCATCAGAACATTTCGTCACTGAGTACGGtcttcccaaaacaaaaattttcacgctgTTGCATCGAATGTttaacacatgcatagagtattaaatgcagaaaaaaaacccaattacacaaattgcgtATAAAttacaagacgaatcttttaaatctaattgtgccatgatgtaaacatttgctaaagacagattaattaggtttaataaattcgtctcgcagtttcctagcggaattagagtagtaatttattttgttattagactaagtttaatacttcaaatgtgtgtccatatatccgatgtgacaaccaaatctaaaaattttccTCAACTAAACAAGGCTCCAGAAAAGAAATACAATATTTAGTGCAGTTGTGGGTTCCgtgttttaaaaatttatgaaagaaaataaaaaaaatcatgcataaagtaatattcttgttttatcatctaataataataaaaatagtaagcataaaaaaattaaataagatgaacgatgAAATGTTGGATAAAAATTCCACAGCTGTATTTAAATTGGGACGGATGGAATACTATAGTCGTAGTCTAGTAGTACACAGAGTACTTACCACAGTTGGATTGATTACTGCAGGAAGTTTACGTCGTGAACAGGGAGAGCACCAAGACCGCGCGGCTGCCGCGGGACAGGTACCCGAAGCCGCTCATCTTCCACGACGGCcgcctcgccttcctcccgaccccctccgccgcgctcgctttcttcctcttcctccccctcgGCGTCATCCTCTCCGTCATCCGCATCTCCATCGGCATCCTGCTCCCCTACAAGATCAGCTTCGGGGCCGGCGCCCTCTTCGGCGTCCGCTACCGCACGTCGGGCCTCCGCGCCCCGGAGCCCGGCGTCAAGCGCAGGGGCGTCCTGTACGTGTGCACGCACCGGACGCTGGTCGACCCGATCATGCTCACCGCCGCGCTCCAGAAGCCCGTGCCGGCCGTGACGTACAGCCTCAGCCGGCTGTCCGAGGTCATCGCGCCCATCAAGacggtgcggctgacgcgcgacCGCGAGCGCGACGCCGAGACGATGTCGCGGCTGCTGGAGCACGGCGACCTCGCGGTCTGCCCCGAGGGCACCACCTGCCGCGAGCCGTACCTGCTGCGGTTCAGCCCGCTGTTCGCGGAGCTGGCCGACGACATGGAGCCCGTGGCGCTGGACGCGCAGGTGACGACGCTGTACGGCACGACGGCGAGCGGCCACAAGTGGCTGGACCCCGTGGTGTTCTTCGCCAACCCGCAGCCCGCGTACCGGGTGGACTTCCTGGGCGCCGTGCCGCGGGAGTGGACCCGCGCCGGTGGCAGGGCCGGCGCCGAGGTGGCGAACTGGGTGCAGCGGCGTCTCGGCGAGGCGCTCGGGTACGAGTGCACCGGGCTGACTCGCCGCGACAAGTACATGATGCTCGCCGGCAACGACGGTGTGGTCGCCAAGTAGGGGTGGTGGCCGCGTGCCACGGTCCTTTTGTTTATGCGCATACTTTGCATGCTCTGTAaccaaaatatcaaaattagTTACTCTACTGTAATATGCGTGGAAGGAAGTAACGGATGTCTTTGTTTTCCCTTTGCTCATATGTAAAGAAAATTTCTACTACTATGGCAGTGAAAGCTCTTCTCAAATACTACTCGATCCCTTGTCTCTAACTCTCTACATGCTTGGGTTGAAATAGTTCATGGATATTTCGTGCACCCGTTTTCCTCCATATGCGGCAGGAGCAGGACGAGTCCCGGTCTCTAGTTTCACCGTCCTTGCACAAGTTTATCAAAACATGGGTGAGCCGCCTGACCGTGCGGCGGCACGAACCCATCCAGCCTTTCACAACCGTGCGGCAGCGAAGATAGCTCCCAGCCTCCCACGGACTACCAAGGCGATCCACTAATCAGCACGGCGCAGCTGTCCCCGTTTTCGTGCACGGATCAACGGATGATTGGGTGTGGCTACTATACGGACTGACGGAGATCGAGCGTGCGCTGGTCAGCGATTGCACGGGAGTTTGGGCTCTCTCGTCGTTGCATCTAGCTGGCTGATAACTGATAGTCTCCGTCATTGAAGCCTACACGACTGCACTCATCGTTATTGTGTCCTCTTCAGGATTAATTCCGTTTCAGCACGATCCTTGTCACTTTATGAGCTCAACATTGTTCATGAAACGTACGGGGGAGAAGAGGGCTGACGTTTCATAAATTTGGCGCCCGTACACGCGCCATAAACGCGGGTGGGGGCGTCTCCCACAACTGTTACAGCATAGTGGCGGCGCTGTTACATATTATtgccttagggtgtgtttggatggtGGGTTTTGGGTAGATAGGACATGGCGGTCTCTTTTTCGTAGGTGTTTTGTTGATGAGCGAGGATGGGATAGGACGGTccggagaggaatattcctcccAGATGCGGAGGGAGGGATCCGGTCGATTGGACTCACCGGCCCATGTTTCTCCTACGACCGTGAGATGTACGGTCAAATCAATCCACGGTACGTACTGCGCCACCTCACGTCATTGGTGCTATCTTCAGCTCTTGATATTGTGGTTAaatttcatttattttgttaaaaACAGATCACATCTGCACTACTCTATACTTCCACCTACGACTTTCAGTCACCTGAAATCCTAAAAACATTAGTCAAATTTGCTTACATTAGAATCCATATCAATACTCGTGCAGtgaagtactcccttcgtccaaaaaaaaaaaagtgaatctaGAACCTGAATGTTACATAttctaggatatgtcacattcagtactaggttgttttttatgggacggagggagtattgtctGGCGACAGTGCTTGATAGTTGTGATGacgacaacataattttatctctattattataaaaattaaagatatttttgctggtattttggtacgtcatctatAAGCCGGTTTTAAGTTCAatcgcttttggaaataaaggtccgtgtttgagtcggtttttaattttgtttgtttataCAAATACaagagtcatataagaaatatctttaaaaaaaacttgcatgataacttgagacgatcagaCCCGTAATTACAGGTCATGATTTGTAAAAagaatatccaagcgaattcccacagtgaatttcaccaTAGCTAAATCgtacaacaataataagattaaaatagccttcacccatTGCAACGTATAAgctttttttctagtttaatAAAATAtctgcaaaaataattttctatttaaaaattttataaaactagtCGCCCATCGCCGTTTGGAAGAGGATTTTTAAAATTCGCCCTACCAGAGGGCAATTTTGCCAACGTGGCAGAAGGCCGTTGACCCTCCCATAACGACTGGCCACCGAGGGCGCCGAAATTTTACAAGCGGCTCCCTTGCTACCCTCCAGAGGGCATTTTTTGGCTCTAGGGGCCACCTGCAAAAGGGTTGGGAGCGTGGTCTAGCATTTTTGCATGTAGCCTCCTTGTCGCCATCTGGGAGGGCTATTTTCTACTGTGCAAGAGGAGTAGAATTTTTGCAggtggcccccttgccgccctctgggatgacGATCTGCAAAAATACCAGGCCGTCCTCGGTGCCCTTTTgcagcgccccccccccccccacccacccaaaaaaaaaattatttttaaatatttttaataaaaaatttaaaaaaatcgcTAGGGCGTGGGTGGAGAGAGGGAAATAACCCAACTTGCTGGGTCTTCCTATTTCCAGGAGCCCACGCGCAACCAGCCCACTCTCGCTTCCTAGGATATTCTCAGCCCGCGTGATTTTGGCCCAaataaaagtttatatatatcaACTTTATACATACAAATTTTATATCTGCAAACTTTATACGTACTAACTCGGGCCTCCTAGTTCGCGCATGCGCGCTGGGAAGCGTATGTCACGCGTGCGGCTGCCCGAAGCTCATGCTATTATCTTAACGCTAATGACAGTGCTTATTTCAAATGACAGTGATTaccattatttttaaaaacaatacataataatttagttaaaaattttaaatttgtatttgaaatatgagttgaaagtttttaaaatttgagttgaaattttTGAGTCGAAAGCTTTTTaaattctagtttattttttagtcgaaagttttcaaaattcgagttgaaagttttcaatttttcatttgaaaatttttaaactttgaggtgaaagttttaaaatttgagtttacagctttcaaatctgagttgaaagtttcaatatttgagttgaaagttttcaaaatttaagttgaaagttttaaaatttgaattgaagtttactcaaaaaattcaaatttaaaattaaaccTTCTATTAAAAAGTTTAATTAAACTTTCAAAATTATACTAGTTTGGATTAGGAAGTACTAATCGTAGAAAATTTACAAAATACGCTATACGTGCATGCTTTGTCAAATTATACTAGTTTGGATTAGGAAGTACTAATTAAGTTTGTCTTTTgcttgcatatatatgcatgggagTCCACGTCTGCAGGCCCAGAACACGCACGAAGTGGAGACGCTGCAGACGaaagggagtacctatacatctttcgaaagatttttacgATTGTATCATAcatatttttaatctttagattaaaatccgatagatataataaaaagcaaaaagcaattaagaaacaccataatggacactaaattaccatatcctcaagaaaaagaccaaatccaatacaaaatttaaaatttacatgcgaagattcaaaaattacagtgtaacttacaaaagttacaatgtaagtttcataaattacactgtaatttacaagaaaatgcactgtaaatttgagtgagaaaatcgagtgagagataagaaaaaatctttcgagtgagatatagcaaaatcgcagACGAAATGCAAAACACGCGCGACCTGCTGATGTCGCACGTATGCGCGAATGAGCAATCTCGTACTATCTCTgtgtatagaaaaaaaaaatatagaagtaCATATAAACTACAAAATGCCCACTTAGACCATGAGGctaacttgctaaaatttttgACCATGGTAGTGATTTGAACATGTCAGGTTTTGGTAGAATAAGTATATGTGTTGTTGCCAAAATTTCATATGCATTATTAATattggtaacaaactaaatgtagtcaTATATTTATCGATTTTACCATGGTTTAAAATAATACCAATCCGAAAGCCCTTAACCTTCCTGGTAATCATGTTTCGTGTGGGCCACTGGTTGGGCTAGATCTGGGCCCAAAAACTCTCAAAACATTCTGGGCCTTCAAAACACTTCCGTACTATAAGAGGCCTTTGATGTGGATCTGAAAACTTGACAGTccaaatctattatataattaagagacaatccattatatgccactgagtttgtcatagctctacgatttgccactgactttgtcacgttctataatataccatcgaCTTTTACTTAACTTCTatgatttaccatcgccgtccagttagtctccgttagtactgtacaattttgtccaaatgaccaaaatacccctgggaTAAAACTTCCAAAATGTGGACAAAAATTCCGAAATaccatattataaacataagattgtaaacattcaaaatttgtccaaaaactTAAAGTCtgacatttcagaatttttatccaaaatttgaaagtttttgtctcaggggtattttggtcatttggatgaaagtgtacagtactaacggagactaaccggatggcggtggtaaatcgtagaagttaagcaaaaatcgatggcatattatagaacgtgacaaagtcagtggcaaattgTAGACCTATGACAAACTCAGTGGTATACAATGGATTATCTCTAtaattaaagaaatagaaaaaggagcctccacgttcgctctcatggtctagaaattctcacattaatcggagaaaaagaaaaaacagagtccatatagaaatacaatttagaaatagctaaaattcagaattaaaaaaataagtaatattaaaagaggagactagagtccatatagaaatacactttagaaatagttgaaattcggaattaaaaaataagaaatattagaagaggagtatagagtccatatagaaatacaattaggaaataatagaaattcggaattaaaaataaggaatattagaagtagagtatagagtccatatagaaatataattaggaaataatagaaattctgaattaaaaataaagaatattagaagtagattatagagtccatatagaaatataattaagaaaaaaaatagaaattcgaaattaaaaaataagaaatattagaagtagagtatagagtccatataggaatttaaaactaactaaaatttggaaaaaaaaagaatcctcCACGTTTGCTCTGAtgacattaatcagagaaaaagaaaaagcagagtccatatagaaatacaatttagaaatagctaaaattcggaattaaaaaataaggaatattagaagaggagactatagtccatatagaaatacaatttagaaatagctgaaattcggaattaaaaaataaggaatattagaagaggagactagagtccatatagaaatacaattaggaaataactgaaattcgga encodes the following:
- the LOC4326672 gene encoding glycerol-3-phosphate acyltransferase 1, with the translated sequence MVLPTILPKIAAHWLFTFYRAARKLRGHAFQYCRSSSATTTKPPPPSPVSPAAKCTVVFPDAADKAVVFGFDGALMRSAALFPYFMLVACEGGSLLRALLLLCAFPLVWALGERSDAGVRVMAFVTFFGLRPRDMDLVARAVLPKFYMEGLNAQVYSRLWLPARRKVVVTGAPRVMVEWFLKEYMAADVVVGGELHVVRVGRGRYFTGMLCGPGGSAAPALKHKALQAEALGTDNAMADVAVVGNASQLDHPCFPYCKEVYVVNRESTKTARLPRDRYPKPLIFHDGRLAFLPTPSAALAFFLFLPLGVILSVIRISIGILLPYKISFGAGALFGVRYRTSGLRAPEPGVKRRGVLYVCTHRTLVDPIMLTAALQKPVPAVTYSLSRLSEVIAPIKTVRLTRDRERDAETMSRLLEHGDLAVCPEGTTCREPYLLRFSPLFAELADDMEPVALDAQVTTLYGTTASGHKWLDPVVFFANPQPAYRVDFLGAVPREWTRAGGRAGAEVANWVQRRLGEALGYECTGLTRRDKYMMLAGNDGVVAK